The nucleotide sequence GACCAAAATTGGTGATTTACAGCCCAAAAATTTAGGCCTGACTGAGGGAGGGGCAAGTtaggggggtgggcaggggggaaATCGCCCTTGGGATCAGGGTTGGAAAACAACCAGGACACAGTCGGCATCCAGGAAGATGTTTAATACATGGGAAATGGGGgtggcccccccccccaaaatcttgACCACGAGTGGGGTTCCCTCCCCctcgcccgccccccccccccagagtcATGAGGGCACAATCTCAGCCCATGGGGGTGGTCCACGGGCCAGCAAGACAACGTGGGGGTTCACAATgtggaaaagggggggggggggggtgtcttaAAAGGGGGGCCAGCTCTGCGCCCCCCAGGTGGTGTTTGGCAGCGGCCCCCCCTCCTCATAGGCCGCAGGCtggatgaagaagaggaagactCCGCAGAAGGCCAAGCCCCCTCCCACCATCAAGGCCAAGGTCAAGGCCAATGCTCGGCCCAGAACGCAGCGGCCTGAGAGCTGGGGCTGaggctggttttggggagggggggggtcagGTCGCCCCAATTCCAGGCTGAGGGTGACGGTGGGGAGCTGGTCgggggttttggggtgtgggggggggacGTAGAGCAACCCCTTGGGGCGGTTGAAGCGGATGGAGGTggcggtggggccgggggggaggaGAGCCAGGAGATCAGGGGGGGTGGGTAAAGCTGGGGGGCCACGGCGGGGGGGCAGGGCCGTGGGGCGGCGGCAAATGGGGCAGAGCAAAGTGGGGGGGTCGGCAGCGGGGGCCCCCACGGTCACCCTGGCCAAGCATTCGAGGCAGAAGATGTGACCGCACCCCAAAACTTTGGGCACTTTGAAGAGCCGATCGTAAGGGGCGAAGCAGATGACGCAATCCAAAGGGGGGGGCCCCCCGCTATCCAAAGGGGGGCCCCCCCCggtgtcccctgtgtcccccaccACGGCGGTGGCCCTGGCAGGCAGAAAGAAACAGTGTTTACCCAACCCACGGCGTGGGGGACGCTGCATTTAGGGGGTACCCTGAACCAAATCACACCCCTCCAACCCACCTTACCCCCCCCACTTGACCATAAGCCCCCCCCCAGAAAAACCAACCCCCccctaaagaaacaaaaccctccCAAAAAATAATTTGGGGGGCAGTCTAAACTTCAAGGTGAAAGTACCAGCGCTCACACCCACTCCCCACTCAGCCAGTGcccccctcctcaccccaaaacctgctgccccccccacaaattggggagggggggtgtgacaagctcagccccccaccccctttccccTCACCTGCACCCCGAAATGGCAGGTCCCGGCGGTGCCATGCGGCTCCGGGCGCAGCCGGGATCGAGGAGGACGTCGGCTACGGTCACACCCACTGGGTGCCCTGCCCACGGAAGcttggagggggtggggggcggcggaAAAAACACccaactgccccccccccccgctgcgtTTGGggagcacccccaaaccccacacgGGCCTCGGTGGGGGTCGTG is from Strix aluco isolate bStrAlu1 chromosome 37, bStrAlu1.hap1, whole genome shotgun sequence and encodes:
- the LOC141917397 gene encoding RING finger protein 225-like, with product MAPPGPAISGCRATAVVGDTGDTGGGPPLDSGGPPPLDCVICFAPYDRLFKVPKVLGCGHIFCLECLARVTVGAPAADPPTLLCPICRRPTALPPRRGPPALPTPPDLLALLPPGPTATSIRFNRPKGLLYVPPPHPKTPDQLPTVTLSLELGRPDPPPPQNQPQPQLSGRCVLGRALALTLALMVGGGLAFCGVFLFFIQPAAYEEGGPLPNTTWGAQSWPPF